The bacterium genome includes the window CGATTATTCGATTGAGCTTTCCACTCGTCCGGCGAAATCGATTGGCAGCGATGAGATGTGGGCGAATGCGGAAGGGGCGCTGAAAAATGTGCTCGAAAAACGCAAGGTTGAGTATAAACTCAATCCGGGCGATGGCGCATTCTACGGCCCGAAAGTCGATTACCATATCCGCGATGCGTTGCGCCGGACTTGGCAATGCGGCACGATTCAAGTCGATTTCTCAATGCCAGAGCGCTTCGGAATGGAGTACACTGGCGCCGATGGGGCGAAGCATCGTCCGGTGATGGTACATCGTGCGATTTTAGGTTCCCTCGAACGCTTTATCGGAATTCTCATCGAGAATTATGGCGGAGCGTTCCCGACGTGGCTCGCACCGGTACAGGCGGTCGTGATTCCGATTTCTGAAGCGAAACACGGCGATTATGCCCGTGAAGTCGTTGCGGAAATGAAAAAGCATGGAATCCGCGCGAAACTCGACGCTCGTGAAGAGTCGCTCAATTACCGAATCCGCGACAACCAAGGGAAGAAAATTCCCTACCTCTGTGTAGTCGGGGGCAGGGAAGCCGAAAACCGCGCGGTAGCAGTCCGCCGCCGCGATAAAGGGGACATCGGCGCGATACCCCTCGACGAGGTAATCGCCGGCATCGTGAAGGAAAATACCTCCCGCGTCAATGTCTTGACATTAGGGGAATGAAATACTACAGGTGAAGCAGAAGAAAGGCGGGTGATAACCCGCCTTTCTCTGTTGTGATACAAAGATATTGTGTTAACTTTGGGTATTCTGAAATAGGTTTATCTAATGGATTCCACAACAACAAACCAATGGGGCAGTTCCATGTCGGGCGTTTTCTACTTTGTCTATGTCGTATTCCTGCTGTTCGGCGGGATGGTAGGTTATCAATTCGGACGTTGGGTCGAGCGGCGCGCCCAAGCCAAACGCGATAAAGCGAAGATGGAAGGCAAGTAATCGAACTGTGCGGTTTGCTGAAATTCTTGCACTTGCTCCATGAATCGTAACGTCGAAGTTAAGGCGCGGGCGCGCGACCTCATCGCAGTCCAGAAGATGCTCGAGCAGGGAGGAGCGAAAGGAAAATTGCTCCACCAGCACGACACATTCTATCGTTGTCCCGATGGCAGATTGAAACTACGGGTCTTCGCCGAAGGGCATGGTGAGCTGATCTTCTATCGCCGTCCCGACCACACCACCGCCAAGCTTTCCCAGTATTGGATATACCCCACCACAGATGCGCACGGTCTCCACGAAATCTTAGCGCAATGCTATGGCGTACTCGGCGAAGTGATCAAACAACGCCTGGTCTTCATCATCGGGCAAACCCGCATTCATCTTGATCAAGTGGAAACCCTCGGCGACTTCCTCGAATTGGAAGTCGTCTTGAAACCGGAACAACCGGAATCCGATGGCGAACGGATCGCGAAAGAATGGATGATCCGGTTAGCGATTCGTCCCGAAGATCTCCTATCGGTAGCCTACATCGATTTATTGACGAATCGGGTTTAATCCCCCCTCCTCATTTCGTATCTTAGTGCAATGAACGCTCGGTAGGACAGACACTCTTGTCTGTCCACTGTAACGCAAAGAATCCCGTCTGACGTGTCATTGCGAGCGTAGCGAAGCAATCCCAGTCGGATACACAGTAGGACAGACACTCTTGTCTGTCCACCTGGACCAAATGGAACAAGAGTACGGGCGAACCTTGTGTTCGCCCTATCGTAAACAGGCGAGGACGCCTGTCGCTACCAACAAGGAAGAATGGATCTATTCGACGACATCCGACGCGAGAAGAGGAAGCGAATCGACGCACTGGTCACGGAGTTGCAACGCCATGACCGATTGTACTATGTCGATGCGAAACCGGTGCTCAGCGATGCCGAGTACGATCTCTTATACCGCGAATTAGTCGACTTAGAGCAAGAGTTTCCCGACTTGATCCGACCCGATAGCCCCACCCGGCGGGTTGGCAGTTCACTCTCCGACGATCTTCCCCAAATCAAACACCTCGTACCGATGCTCTCGTTGCAAAATGTTTACTTTGCGAAAACGAAAAACGATTGTACCGAAATCGAGGAGTTTTTTCAGAGCTCGGAAAAGACGATTGGGAATCCAATCAGCGGTTTTATCTGCGAATTGAAAATCGATGGTATTGCCGTTTCACTTACATATTCCGATGGAATTCTGGTAAAAGCGGCGTCACGGGGCAATGGCGAAGTCGGAGAAGACATCACGGCAGCGATTCGGACGATTCGTCAACTCCCGCTCCAATTGCACAATGCGCCGAGCGGCACAATCGAAATTCGCGGCGAAGTATATATGACCCGCACCGATTTTGAGGAAGCGAATCGCTTGCGAGTGGAATCGGGTGATGCGCCGGCAGCGAATCCCCGGAATTTTGCCGCCGGATCGCTCAAACTGCTCGATGTACCGGAGATTGCGAAACGTCCGCTGCGGATTGCCTGTTACGCCTTAGGCGCATCCGATACACCGTTCGCAACCCAACAAGAATTTCTCGAAACCCTTCATGAATGGGGATTGCCGACCGAACCCCATTGGAAATTCTGCGCCGATCTGCAAGCGGTACAAGCCTATTGGGAAGATTGGAATAGTGTCGAACGACGGCAGACCTTGCCGTTCAACATCGATGGCATTGTCGTAAAAGTAAACGCGATTCGTGAACAGGAAGCGTTGGGAATGACCGCCCGCGCGCCGAAATGGGCAGTCGCTTACAAGTTTCCAACCGAACAAGCAATCACGCGCTTACTCTCAGTTGAATGGTCGGTGGGACGTACCGGCGTTGTGACCCCGGTCGCGAATCTGGAACCGGTGTTGCTGGGCGGTACGACTGTGCAACGCGCCTCGCTTTACAACGAAGACTATATCCGTGAGAAAGGGCTGAGAATCGGCGATTTGGTACAAGTGGAAAAAGGCGGCGAGATTATTCCTAAAGTGGTGAAAGTCGCCGACAGCCAACCTGTCGAAGTACCGAGCGCCTGTCCCGTTTGCAACGGAGAATTGTTCCGGGAAGAGGAAGAGAAGTCGCTGCGGTGCGTGAACGAATTGTGCCCGGCACAGCAACAACAACGGATTGAACATTACGTAGCCCGTGATGCGATGGACATCGACGGAATTGGATCGAAAGCAGTCGAGTTGCTATTGTCGCGAGGCATCGTTACGAATGTTGCCGATTTATACGATTTGACGCCGGACAAATTACAAGGGTTGGAAGGTATCGGCGAGAAAACCATCGAGCAGTGGTTGGGGCAAATCGAAGCGTCGAAACAACAGCCGTTCGAGCGGTTCCTTTTTGCGATGGGCATTCGGTTGGTTGGTGAGGAGCAAGCGCGGGTCATTGCGCAACGGTATCCTAACCTGCGGGCATTGATGAAGGCGACTCGCACCGAATTGTACGACCAATTCTGGGTAAGCAAGCAAAAGTCCGATGAGCATTGGCTCGAGGAATTGCTTGAGCAACATCGCCGGGATCTTGCAACTGTGGTGTCCGAGAGTGAGCAACTTGACCGTATGATGGATACATTGGCAAAACGGTTGAAACAACGACTCGGCGAGCGGAAAACCAAGAAAGAGTTAGCGTGGCTCGAGGAGTTGCTACTCGCCTTTGCCCATCCGGGGTTCCGGGATATTATCGACCGTTTGGAGCGGTCAGGAGTACAGGCAGTTGCGTTATCGACCCGGCAAGGTCCCAAATTGGAAAGCTACATGTTACAAGGTCACACGTTCCT containing:
- the thrS gene encoding threonine--tRNA ligase, giving the protein TGPGGTLVYRSNMWSYRDLPQRHCELGHVHRHEKSGVLSGLFRVRSFTQDDAHIYCTPEQLEDEIAGVMQILEEIYAGFGFTDYSIELSTRPAKSIGSDEMWANAEGALKNVLEKRKVEYKLNPGDGAFYGPKVDYHIRDALRRTWQCGTIQVDFSMPERFGMEYTGADGAKHRPVMVHRAILGSLERFIGILIENYGGAFPTWLAPVQAVVIPISEAKHGDYAREVVAEMKKHGIRAKLDAREESLNYRIRDNQGKKIPYLCVVGGREAENRAVAVRRRDKGDIGAIPLDEVIAGIVKENTSRVNVLTLGE
- a CDS encoding class IV adenylate cyclase; protein product: MNRNVEVKARARDLIAVQKMLEQGGAKGKLLHQHDTFYRCPDGRLKLRVFAEGHGELIFYRRPDHTTAKLSQYWIYPTTDAHGLHEILAQCYGVLGEVIKQRLVFIIGQTRIHLDQVETLGDFLELEVVLKPEQPESDGERIAKEWMIRLAIRPEDLLSVAYIDLLTNRV
- the ligA gene encoding NAD-dependent DNA ligase LigA translates to MDLFDDIRREKRKRIDALVTELQRHDRLYYVDAKPVLSDAEYDLLYRELVDLEQEFPDLIRPDSPTRRVGSSLSDDLPQIKHLVPMLSLQNVYFAKTKNDCTEIEEFFQSSEKTIGNPISGFICELKIDGIAVSLTYSDGILVKAASRGNGEVGEDITAAIRTIRQLPLQLHNAPSGTIEIRGEVYMTRTDFEEANRLRVESGDAPAANPRNFAAGSLKLLDVPEIAKRPLRIACYALGASDTPFATQQEFLETLHEWGLPTEPHWKFCADLQAVQAYWEDWNSVERRQTLPFNIDGIVVKVNAIREQEALGMTARAPKWAVAYKFPTEQAITRLLSVEWSVGRTGVVTPVANLEPVLLGGTTVQRASLYNEDYIREKGLRIGDLVQVEKGGEIIPKVVKVADSQPVEVPSACPVCNGELFREEEEKSLRCVNELCPAQQQQRIEHYVARDAMDIDGIGSKAVELLLSRGIVTNVADLYDLTPDKLQGLEGIGEKTIEQWLGQIEASKQQPFERFLFAMGIRLVGEEQARVIAQRYPNLRALMKATRTELYDQFWVSKQKSDEHWLEELLEQHRRDLATVVSESEQLDRMMDTLAKRLKQRLGERKTKKELAWLEELLLAFAHPGFRDIIDRLERSGVQAVALSTRQGPKLESYMLQGHTFLFTGKISMERSEAENLARLHGGSVAGSFTNAVTILVAGDGAGSKLTKAQARNLPILSEDEYLQWVSSGTVPVAVSG